The Phenylobacterium koreense genome window below encodes:
- the kdpB gene encoding potassium-transporting ATPase subunit KdpB, with the protein MTADYAPQGGPLGENRRKASSLAVGFNPALAGRAIRDAVVKLDPRRLTGNPVIFATWLVAALASISAGIAIAGGAQWSFALQIALWLWATVLFANFAESIAEGRGKAAADSLRATRVTTKAKLLVDDKTGTIVPTPAHKLGVGEVVLVEAGDVIPADGEIIEGVASVNEAAITGESAPVIRESGGDRSAVTGGTTVVSDWIKVRVTSEAGNTFLDRMIAMVEGADRRKTPNEIALAVLLAGLTLVFLIAVVTLLGLGKYSGVELQPMVLGALFITLIPTTIGGLLSAVGIAGMDRLLKVNVLATSGRAVEAAGDVDTLLLDKTGTITFGNRMATELIPVPGVRPDMIARVAYLASLGDETPEGRSILELVRAQGLDIAPPADAKVVPFSAVTRQSGLEAGGQVWRKGAVDAVLKSSGLRPEQVPVEFTNAVDRIARSGGTPLAVTENGALIGVIHLKDVVKPGVKERFADLRRMGLRTVMITGDNPVTAAAIASEAGVDDFLAEATPEDKLRLIREEQGRGRLVAMCGDGANDAPALAQADVGVAMQTGAQAAREAGNMVDLDSDPTKVIEIVEVGKQLLITRGALTTFSIANDVAKYFAIIPAMFVASLPALGALNIMGLHSPQSAILSAVIFNALIIVLLIPLALRGVRYRAIGAAKLLSRNLLLYGVGGLVAPFAGIKLIDMIVAGLGLA; encoded by the coding sequence ATGACCGCTGATTATGCTCCCCAAGGGGGGCCGCTGGGCGAGAACCGCCGCAAGGCCTCGTCCCTCGCCGTCGGCTTCAATCCTGCCCTGGCGGGGCGCGCGATCCGTGACGCCGTCGTCAAGCTGGATCCGCGCCGGCTGACCGGCAATCCGGTGATCTTCGCCACATGGCTCGTGGCGGCGCTCGCCAGCATCTCGGCCGGAATAGCCATCGCTGGCGGCGCGCAGTGGAGCTTCGCGCTGCAGATCGCCCTCTGGCTCTGGGCCACCGTGCTGTTCGCCAACTTTGCCGAGAGCATCGCCGAGGGCCGTGGCAAGGCCGCCGCCGACAGCCTGCGCGCCACGCGGGTCACCACCAAGGCCAAGCTGCTCGTCGACGACAAGACCGGCACGATCGTTCCCACTCCGGCGCACAAGCTCGGCGTTGGCGAGGTGGTGCTGGTCGAGGCCGGTGATGTCATCCCGGCTGACGGCGAGATTATCGAGGGCGTGGCTTCGGTGAACGAAGCGGCCATCACCGGCGAATCCGCGCCCGTCATCCGCGAGAGCGGCGGCGACCGGAGCGCCGTGACCGGCGGCACCACGGTCGTTTCCGACTGGATCAAGGTTCGCGTCACCTCCGAGGCCGGTAACACCTTCCTCGATCGCATGATCGCGATGGTCGAGGGCGCCGACCGGCGCAAGACGCCGAACGAGATCGCCCTGGCCGTGCTGCTGGCGGGCCTGACCCTGGTGTTCCTCATCGCGGTCGTAACGTTGCTGGGCCTGGGCAAGTATTCCGGCGTGGAGCTCCAGCCGATGGTCCTGGGCGCTCTGTTCATCACGCTCATTCCGACGACCATCGGCGGCCTGCTTTCGGCGGTCGGCATCGCCGGCATGGACCGGCTGCTGAAGGTCAACGTGCTGGCCACCTCTGGCCGTGCGGTCGAGGCCGCGGGCGACGTCGACACCCTTCTATTGGACAAGACGGGCACCATCACCTTCGGCAATCGCATGGCCACCGAACTGATCCCGGTTCCCGGCGTGCGGCCCGACATGATCGCTCGCGTGGCCTATCTGGCCTCCCTGGGCGACGAGACGCCGGAAGGCCGCTCGATCCTCGAGCTGGTCCGTGCGCAGGGCCTCGACATCGCCCCGCCGGCCGACGCCAAGGTCGTCCCGTTCAGCGCCGTCACCCGCCAATCGGGACTCGAAGCCGGCGGCCAGGTCTGGCGCAAGGGGGCGGTGGACGCCGTGCTCAAGAGCTCCGGGCTGCGGCCCGAGCAGGTCCCGGTCGAGTTCACCAACGCGGTGGACCGCATCGCCCGATCGGGAGGCACGCCGCTGGCGGTCACTGAGAACGGCGCCCTCATCGGCGTCATCCACCTCAAGGATGTGGTGAAGCCTGGTGTGAAGGAGCGGTTCGCGGACCTGCGTCGCATGGGCCTGCGGACGGTGATGATCACCGGCGACAATCCGGTGACCGCCGCAGCCATAGCCTCGGAAGCCGGCGTCGATGACTTCCTTGCCGAAGCCACGCCCGAGGACAAGCTGCGGCTGATCCGCGAGGAGCAAGGCCGTGGCCGGCTGGTGGCCATGTGCGGCGACGGCGCCAATGACGCCCCCGCGCTCGCCCAGGCCGACGTCGGGGTGGCCATGCAGACCGGCGCCCAGGCGGCCCGGGAGGCCGGCAACATGGTGGATCTCGACTCCGACCCGACGAAGGTCATCGAGATCGTCGAGGTGGGGAAGCAGCTCCTCATCACCCGCGGGGCGCTGACGACGTTCTCGATCGCCAATGACGTGGCTAAGTACTTCGCGATCATTCCGGCGATGTTCGTGGCTTCGCTGCCGGCCCTGGGCGCGCTCAACATCATGGGGCTCCACAGCCCACAGAGCGCGATCCTATCGGCGGTGATCTTCAACGCCCTGATCATCGTACTGCTGATCCCGCTGGCGCTGCGCGGCGTCCGTTATCGGGCCATCGGTGCGGCCAAGCTCCTGTCGCGAAACCTGCTGCTCTACGGGGTCGGCGGCCTGGTGGCGCCGTTCGCGGGGATCAAGCTGATCGACATGATCGTCGCCGGCCTGGGCCTCGCCTGA
- a CDS encoding TorF family putative porin — MISLALNNRYDALRLMAGVSGGVIAAVALGAAQAKAQEATDPVSLSFNLGAATDYAFRGVSQTDTDPQVFGGVDATLGPIGYAGAWASNVDFGDSTDFEYDLYTGVRPSLGPVSLDLGVIYYGYAGQPSGANWDYWEGKIAASIPAGPAILGAAVYYSPEFTGETGHAWYYEANGSVPIPNSKFTVSGAVGRQTIEEAGDYTTWNLGVGYALTDHVGLDVRYVDTDAHDFGQLYDSRVVGGLKLVF; from the coding sequence ATGATTTCGCTTGCTCTCAACAACCGTTACGACGCGCTCCGCCTGATGGCTGGCGTTTCCGGAGGCGTGATCGCCGCCGTCGCTCTCGGCGCCGCTCAAGCCAAGGCGCAGGAAGCGACCGATCCGGTGTCGCTCTCCTTCAACCTCGGCGCGGCCACGGATTACGCATTTCGCGGGGTTAGCCAGACCGACACCGATCCTCAGGTGTTTGGCGGTGTGGACGCGACATTGGGGCCCATCGGCTATGCCGGCGCCTGGGCCTCCAACGTCGACTTCGGCGACTCCACCGATTTCGAATACGACCTCTATACCGGGGTGAGGCCAAGCCTCGGCCCGGTGAGCCTCGACCTCGGCGTCATCTATTACGGCTATGCGGGCCAGCCCTCGGGCGCGAACTGGGATTACTGGGAGGGGAAGATCGCCGCCTCGATCCCGGCGGGCCCGGCGATCCTGGGCGCCGCGGTCTACTACTCGCCGGAGTTCACCGGCGAGACCGGTCACGCCTGGTACTATGAGGCCAACGGCAGCGTGCCGATCCCGAACTCCAAGTTCACCGTTTCAGGCGCAGTCGGCCGTCAGACGATCGAGGAGGCCGGTGACTACACCACCTGGAATCTCGGCGTCGGCTACGCCTTGACCGACCACGTCGGCCTGGACGTCCGGTACGTGGACACCGACGCCCATGACTTCGGCCAACTCTACGACAGCCGCGTCGTCGGCGGCCTGAAGCTCGTTTTCTGA